In the Marinomonas algicola genome, one interval contains:
- the mobA gene encoding molybdenum cofactor guanylyltransferase, with the protein MMKKDVFNCVGVILAGGRAVRMQGKNKALQSYKGNFLFRYAYEAMAVNVNTVYVNVNLNQEVFLDENIRIFEDSSFFSNCGPLSGLATALSSFSDEYSHVLFSPCDTPLVPGEIFQQLIHRAQTQPTKAFYIETSRGAQPLHVVMPVAFLRCLLDFLEREQYKVMAFYKEIDAESIYWGSEDSFMNINYLEQLS; encoded by the coding sequence ATGATGAAAAAAGACGTATTTAATTGTGTTGGTGTGATTTTAGCTGGTGGTCGAGCGGTTAGGATGCAAGGTAAGAATAAAGCCTTGCAGTCGTATAAGGGCAATTTTTTGTTTCGATACGCTTATGAAGCAATGGCGGTCAATGTAAATACTGTCTATGTAAATGTTAACCTTAATCAAGAGGTATTTTTAGACGAGAATATTCGTATTTTTGAAGATAGCTCTTTTTTTTCAAATTGTGGTCCTTTGTCTGGATTAGCAACCGCATTAAGTTCATTTAGCGATGAGTATTCTCATGTGCTTTTCTCTCCATGTGATACGCCTTTAGTACCGGGGGAGATTTTTCAGCAACTGATTCATCGCGCTCAAACTCAGCCTACAAAAGCATTTTATATTGAAACGAGTAGAGGAGCTCAGCCATTACATGTCGTTATGCCTGTCGCCTTCTTAAGATGCCTGCTTGATTTCTTGGAGCGAGAGCAATATAAGGTTATGGCTTTTTATAAGGAGATCGATGCCGAGTCAATTTATTGGGGCTCCGAAGACAGTTTTATGAATATAAATTATTTAGAGCAACTTTCCTGA
- a CDS encoding glycosyl transferase family protein, translated as MSLDFVKYVKIVGKGKKGARSLTRDESYQAMTLILSGKVAPEQLGAFWMLIRIREETIEETVGFTQAIREHCHLTFSMGVDIDWPAYAGKRNELPWFLLSALALSQQGIRIFMHGHCFPEEDRIYVETALVKLGFPIARSKEEAEAHLLRYHFAYMPLNCLASELAYLMDLKLLLGLRSPVNTLVRMMNIANAEHSVHGVFHQGYDKLHIQASAELGDDSVLVFRGGNGEAEINPERDVELGFSRQGRIEWSPWPKSALQHCRQKNRLDIERMQRHWSGVQEDEFGHLAIQGTMACILQLMTNKHPAECSRMAGAFWQGRDTSIFTLKKIA; from the coding sequence ATGAGTTTGGACTTTGTCAAATACGTAAAAATAGTAGGTAAAGGAAAAAAGGGCGCTAGAAGTTTAACTCGTGATGAATCGTATCAGGCGATGACACTTATTTTATCTGGCAAAGTAGCTCCTGAGCAATTAGGCGCATTTTGGATGTTAATTCGCATTAGAGAAGAAACAATAGAAGAAACCGTTGGCTTTACTCAGGCAATACGAGAACATTGTCATTTAACGTTTTCAATGGGGGTGGATATTGATTGGCCAGCATACGCGGGGAAACGTAATGAGTTACCGTGGTTCTTATTGTCGGCATTAGCGTTAAGTCAGCAAGGAATACGTATTTTTATGCACGGACACTGTTTCCCGGAGGAAGATCGTATATATGTTGAAACGGCGCTTGTTAAGCTTGGTTTCCCTATTGCTCGTTCCAAAGAAGAAGCTGAAGCACATTTACTTCGCTATCACTTTGCTTATATGCCACTTAATTGTCTAGCCAGTGAACTGGCTTATTTAATGGATTTGAAATTGTTGTTAGGTCTCAGATCCCCAGTAAATACCCTTGTTCGTATGATGAATATCGCTAACGCTGAGCACAGTGTTCATGGTGTGTTTCATCAAGGCTACGATAAATTGCATATTCAAGCATCAGCCGAGCTAGGAGATGATTCCGTTTTAGTGTTTAGAGGGGGCAATGGTGAGGCAGAGATTAATCCGGAAAGAGATGTTGAACTTGGGTTTTCTCGGCAAGGACGTATTGAATGGAGTCCTTGGCCGAAATCCGCATTACAGCATTGTCGGCAAAAAAATCGTTTGGATATTGAGCGAATGCAGCGACATTGGTCAGGTGTGCAAGAAGATGAATTTGGTCATTTAGCTATACAGGGCACCATGGCATGCATTCTTCAACTTATGACAAATAAGCATCCAGCAGAATGCAGTCGGATGGCCGGAGCTTTTTGGCAAGGTCGCGATACATCCATCTTTACTCTGAAGAAAATTGCATAA
- the nirD gene encoding nitrite reductase small subunit NirD, with protein MNWIQICTFDDLVAHAGIAARVTDSQVAIFFEPESNQLYALSNWDPIAKANVMSRGLIAEVDGRLTVASPLYKQRYCLVTGECLDDAVSLPVWNVKLDNNSVWIAPK; from the coding sequence ATGAACTGGATACAAATTTGTACTTTTGATGATTTAGTGGCTCACGCGGGTATTGCAGCAAGAGTGACGGATAGCCAAGTGGCCATATTTTTTGAACCAGAGTCAAATCAACTTTACGCACTTTCAAATTGGGACCCTATAGCGAAAGCAAATGTCATGTCAAGAGGCTTGATTGCGGAAGTTGATGGACGCTTAACGGTAGCAAGCCCACTGTATAAACAACGATATTGTTTAGTAACGGGTGAGTGTCTTGATGATGCCGTGTCTTTGCCTGTCTGGAATGTAAAGTTAGATAATAATAGTGTTTGGATTGCACCAAAATAA
- a CDS encoding nitrate reductase: MQPKTEQTTCPYCGVGCGVLLKHSLSSCDSIETVTGDTDHPANFGRLCVKGSNLSETLIPEGRLAAPKIKGQVVSWPKAIDSIAEKIQQVTRDHGPDAFAFYLSGQMLTEDYYVANKLAKGFIGTANVDTNSRLCMASAVVAYKRAFGSDTVPCNYEDLEICDLLIIIGSNAAWTHPVLYQRVVAAKAKRPNMKVVVIDPRKTATCDIADLHLAINPGTDAYVYTMLLSESDRNDVLDEAFISQKTNGFTEALEKATLASPSIESMSKVLGVDKASLETFVEWWLDTPKTVSFYSQGVNQSATGVDKCNAIINCHLATGRIGKEGMGPFSITGQPNAMGGREVGGLANQLAAHMDFSTTGAVDLVQRFWQAPNMATESGLKAVDMFQAMEAGKIKVVWIMSTNPMVSIPDTAQVKRALEKCEMVIVSDCQEFTDTAMMADVSLPATGWSEKDGTVTNSERRISRQRGVLPPFAESKHDWWAITQVARRMGFASAFSYESSYDIFVEHAALSGFENNGRRDFDIGLLKDLTKSAYDTLLPIQWPVTEHAPTGTSRMFADGAFFTFNKKAKFIAISPEKPKQRVTKAYPFILNTGRVRDQWHTMTRTGKSPTLANHTQEPYVELNKEDARKLGVNNKELMRVTSEIGEIIMPVKIASPVSVLQGQIFVPIHWTQQVASNSVVSNLVSQIVDPLSGQPESKHTIAKLSPIKNIVYGTLLSAVKLDVSPCLYHCEVRQLKGVRYEVAISEKIDLETFVKTQLNTFETSQTGDWSEYKNTLNGDKRFVYTVNNLPIAVYYFSKKPISLDRSWLASLLPISLEAIPPKSLPEDHHKRLALSAGYMANAEDKGQIVCSCFNVGDKQIQPLIDRGVVNVGELGNRLKCGTNCGSCIPELKQMIAIHSEVTL; encoded by the coding sequence ATGCAACCAAAAACAGAACAGACAACCTGCCCATACTGTGGTGTTGGTTGCGGAGTCTTGCTAAAACACTCACTGTCTAGTTGCGATTCTATTGAGACCGTAACAGGCGATACAGACCATCCCGCCAATTTTGGTCGCTTATGTGTTAAGGGGAGCAACCTTTCAGAAACGCTCATCCCAGAAGGAAGGCTTGCTGCGCCAAAAATAAAAGGCCAAGTGGTCTCATGGCCTAAGGCAATAGATTCTATTGCGGAAAAGATACAGCAGGTGACTCGAGATCATGGTCCCGATGCCTTTGCTTTTTATTTATCAGGTCAAATGTTAACGGAAGATTATTACGTTGCTAATAAATTGGCTAAAGGGTTCATAGGAACGGCTAATGTAGATACTAATTCTCGTCTTTGTATGGCATCAGCGGTAGTGGCTTACAAAAGAGCGTTTGGTTCTGACACAGTGCCTTGCAACTATGAGGATTTAGAGATTTGCGATTTGCTCATTATAATTGGTTCAAATGCGGCTTGGACGCACCCTGTTTTATATCAAAGGGTTGTTGCGGCCAAAGCAAAACGGCCTAATATGAAAGTGGTGGTTATTGATCCAAGAAAGACAGCGACGTGTGATATAGCTGATTTGCATCTTGCCATTAACCCTGGAACGGACGCGTATGTTTATACAATGCTACTTTCTGAAAGTGATCGTAATGATGTTTTAGATGAGGCGTTTATTTCACAAAAAACGAATGGCTTTACAGAAGCATTAGAAAAAGCAACGCTTGCAAGTCCTTCAATAGAGAGTATGTCAAAAGTACTTGGGGTGGATAAGGCGTCATTAGAGACGTTTGTCGAATGGTGGCTAGACACTCCTAAGACCGTTTCGTTTTATTCCCAAGGCGTAAATCAATCGGCAACCGGCGTTGATAAATGCAATGCCATAATTAATTGCCATCTAGCGACAGGCCGTATTGGTAAAGAAGGTATGGGACCATTTTCGATTACAGGCCAGCCTAATGCAATGGGTGGACGCGAAGTCGGAGGATTAGCAAATCAGCTTGCTGCCCATATGGATTTTTCCACGACTGGCGCGGTAGATCTAGTGCAGCGTTTTTGGCAAGCGCCAAATATGGCAACTGAGAGTGGGTTAAAAGCCGTAGATATGTTTCAAGCGATGGAAGCCGGTAAAATCAAAGTTGTTTGGATTATGTCAACAAATCCAATGGTGAGTATTCCAGACACGGCGCAAGTCAAGCGCGCTCTTGAAAAGTGTGAAATGGTGATTGTAAGCGATTGTCAGGAGTTTACGGATACCGCAATGATGGCGGATGTATCGCTGCCCGCGACAGGCTGGAGTGAAAAAGACGGGACGGTGACGAATTCGGAAAGGCGTATTTCACGTCAACGGGGTGTTTTACCTCCTTTTGCTGAGTCAAAGCACGATTGGTGGGCCATTACTCAAGTCGCTCGTAGAATGGGGTTTGCTTCAGCTTTCTCCTATGAGAGTTCTTATGACATATTTGTTGAGCATGCCGCTTTATCGGGCTTTGAAAATAATGGTAGAAGAGATTTTGATATTGGCTTATTAAAAGACTTAACAAAAAGCGCCTACGACACATTATTACCAATTCAATGGCCAGTAACAGAACATGCGCCTACTGGTACCTCGCGAATGTTCGCTGACGGGGCGTTTTTTACCTTTAATAAAAAAGCCAAATTCATCGCTATTTCGCCTGAAAAGCCTAAACAAAGGGTTACTAAAGCGTATCCATTTATATTAAATACAGGCCGAGTACGAGATCAGTGGCATACAATGACCAGAACGGGAAAGTCACCGACATTAGCAAATCACACGCAAGAGCCTTATGTTGAATTGAATAAAGAGGACGCTAGAAAGCTAGGCGTTAATAATAAAGAATTAATGCGTGTTACTTCAGAAATTGGTGAAATTATCATGCCAGTAAAAATAGCTTCACCCGTTAGTGTCCTGCAAGGTCAAATATTTGTGCCTATTCATTGGACGCAACAAGTCGCAAGTAATTCTGTTGTATCAAACTTAGTTTCACAAATTGTTGACCCACTATCGGGGCAGCCAGAATCAAAACATACTATTGCTAAACTGTCTCCCATAAAGAATATTGTGTATGGCACTCTTCTCAGTGCCGTCAAATTAGATGTTTCACCGTGTCTGTATCATTGCGAAGTGAGACAGCTAAAAGGAGTCCGCTATGAAGTGGCCATTAGTGAAAAAATTGATCTAGAAACCTTTGTAAAAACACAATTAAACACCTTTGAAACAAGTCAAACCGGTGATTGGAGTGAATACAAAAATACCCTTAATGGTGATAAACGTTTTGTCTATACAGTCAATAATTTGCCGATTGCAGTCTACTATTTTTCCAAGAAGCCAATCTCTTTAGATCGTAGCTGGTTAGCCAGTTTATTACCGATTTCTCTGGAAGCCATTCCACCAAAAAGCCTTCCAGAAGATCATCATAAAAGGCTGGCGTTAAGTGCCGGGTATATGGCAAATGCAGAAGATAAAGGTCAAATTGTCTGTTCTTGTTTTAATGTGGGAGACAAACAAATTCAGCCATTGATTGATCGCGGTGTCGTCAATGTCGGTGAGTTGGGTAACCGATTGAAGTGCGGAACAAACTGTGGCTCTTGTATTCCAGAATTGAAGCAAATGATCGCTATACATAGTGAGGTGACGTTATGA
- the nirB gene encoding nitrite reductase large subunit NirB — translation MNNSMQLEINKKPNLIIVGNGMVGHHFVEQLVQLDANNEYQIIVFGEEAKLAYDRVHLSEYFTGKSYSELAMSDATYYDKNHIEYETNAKVVGINTVEKRIRLADDREFMFEKLVLATGSYPFVPPIKGHDRENTFVYRTLDDLDAIRECAKTAKTGTVVGGGLLGLEAANALKNLGLKTSVVEFAPRLMPVQLDEAGGGLLKNMIRALGVDVHVSKATTQIVDGEDAAHRMEFSDDSFLETDLILFSAGIRPQDSLARTAQLAVGERGGIVINDFCQTSHADIYAIGECALWEGRIFGLVAPGYTMAKAAAHHVVDRQTVAFTGADMSTKLKLLGCDVGSIGDAHQMTPSAKSVVYRDDFSNAYRKMIVSEDGTKLLGAVLVGDNSYYDTLLQYYLNGIALPENPQSLILPVSQGEPGGLGVDMLPANASICSCHNVSKQDIADAISAGSMDLAAVKTETKASTGCGGCSALLKKVVDNELLALGVEVSTDICEHFSYTRQDLYNLVKIDEIKTFNDLIHKHGRGRGCEICKPAVGNILASVWNDFVLKKEHVSLQDTNDRFLANMQKDGTYSVVPRIPGGEITPERLIVLGEVAKKYRLYTKITGGQRIDLFGATLSQLPLIWEELIAVGFETGQAYGKSVRTVKSCVGSTWCRYGVNDSMKMAIDIENRYKGLRSPHKLKFAVSGCTRECAEAQSKDIGIIATEGGWNLYVCGNGGMKPRHADLFATDLTDKQLVAYIDRVLMFYVKTADRLQRTSVWMEGLEGGLDYLKQVVIEDSLGIASELEAQMALIVDTFQCEWKTTIENPESRKFFKNFINSDGLDENVVFVEERDQIRPATDAEKNKLIATVA, via the coding sequence ATGAATAATAGTATGCAATTAGAAATCAATAAAAAGCCCAACTTAATCATTGTTGGTAATGGTATGGTTGGTCATCACTTTGTCGAGCAATTAGTTCAGTTAGACGCCAATAATGAGTATCAGATCATTGTATTTGGTGAAGAAGCAAAACTGGCCTATGATCGTGTGCATCTGAGTGAGTATTTTACCGGTAAAAGTTACTCTGAATTAGCGATGTCAGATGCGACTTATTACGATAAAAATCATATCGAATATGAGACTAATGCTAAGGTTGTTGGTATCAATACAGTAGAAAAACGCATCCGGTTGGCGGATGATCGAGAGTTCATGTTCGAAAAATTGGTTTTGGCGACAGGCTCTTATCCTTTTGTACCACCTATTAAAGGTCATGATAGAGAAAATACCTTTGTATATCGAACTTTAGATGATCTCGATGCTATTCGGGAGTGTGCTAAAACGGCGAAAACAGGGACAGTAGTCGGTGGTGGCTTATTGGGTTTAGAAGCCGCGAATGCGTTAAAAAATCTGGGATTAAAAACCAGTGTCGTAGAATTTGCGCCTCGATTAATGCCTGTTCAATTGGATGAAGCGGGCGGTGGTTTATTAAAAAATATGATTCGCGCTTTAGGTGTAGATGTACATGTATCGAAAGCCACAACACAAATTGTTGATGGTGAAGACGCTGCACACAGGATGGAGTTTTCAGATGATAGTTTCCTGGAAACGGATCTTATTCTTTTTTCAGCAGGAATACGCCCTCAAGATTCGTTGGCGCGAACCGCTCAGTTAGCGGTAGGAGAGCGAGGCGGTATCGTTATTAATGATTTTTGCCAGACTTCACATGCCGATATTTACGCCATTGGGGAATGTGCATTATGGGAAGGACGTATTTTTGGTTTAGTTGCGCCAGGATACACAATGGCAAAGGCGGCAGCTCATCATGTTGTTGATCGTCAAACGGTGGCTTTTACTGGCGCTGATATGAGTACTAAATTGAAGCTATTGGGCTGTGATGTAGGCTCTATCGGTGATGCTCATCAAATGACCCCCAGTGCTAAGAGCGTTGTCTACCGTGATGACTTCTCAAATGCGTACCGAAAAATGATCGTCTCAGAGGATGGTACCAAATTGTTAGGCGCCGTGTTAGTTGGAGACAACAGCTATTACGATACATTACTACAGTATTATTTAAATGGCATAGCACTTCCAGAGAATCCACAAAGCTTGATTTTACCTGTGAGTCAGGGAGAGCCCGGAGGGTTGGGTGTGGATATGCTGCCAGCGAATGCGTCAATTTGCAGTTGTCATAATGTGTCAAAGCAAGACATTGCCGATGCTATTTCTGCTGGGTCAATGGACTTAGCCGCGGTTAAAACAGAAACCAAGGCAAGTACAGGTTGTGGTGGTTGTTCTGCTTTATTGAAAAAAGTGGTTGATAATGAGTTATTGGCACTTGGTGTAGAAGTCAGTACTGATATTTGTGAGCATTTCTCTTATACACGTCAAGATTTGTATAACTTAGTCAAAATTGACGAAATCAAAACCTTTAATGATTTAATACATAAGCATGGAAGAGGTCGAGGGTGTGAGATCTGTAAACCTGCGGTTGGTAATATATTGGCGAGTGTCTGGAATGATTTTGTTTTAAAAAAAGAGCATGTGTCTTTACAAGATACGAATGATCGGTTTCTTGCCAACATGCAAAAGGACGGGACTTATTCCGTCGTGCCACGTATTCCGGGTGGCGAGATAACGCCTGAAAGGTTAATTGTCCTTGGTGAAGTGGCTAAAAAATACCGGCTTTATACAAAAATAACGGGCGGTCAAAGAATTGATTTATTTGGTGCCACTTTATCCCAGCTACCTTTAATTTGGGAAGAGCTCATCGCCGTGGGTTTTGAAACGGGTCAAGCATACGGCAAATCCGTTCGTACTGTGAAATCTTGTGTTGGTAGCACTTGGTGTCGTTATGGGGTTAACGATAGCATGAAAATGGCCATTGATATTGAAAACCGATACAAAGGCCTGCGCTCTCCTCATAAGCTTAAATTTGCTGTCTCTGGTTGTACACGAGAGTGTGCCGAGGCACAAAGCAAAGACATCGGTATTATTGCCACGGAAGGTGGTTGGAATCTTTATGTGTGTGGCAATGGCGGGATGAAGCCTCGCCATGCTGATTTATTTGCAACGGATCTAACAGATAAGCAATTGGTTGCCTACATTGACCGAGTATTGATGTTTTATGTTAAAACGGCAGACCGATTACAGCGTACCTCAGTTTGGATGGAAGGGTTAGAGGGTGGGTTGGACTATTTAAAACAAGTTGTTATAGAGGATTCACTAGGAATCGCCAGTGAATTGGAGGCTCAAATGGCTCTAATTGTCGATACGTTTCAGTGTGAATGGAAAACGACCATTGAAAACCCTGAGTCCCGTAAGTTCTTTAAGAATTTTATTAACTCGGACGGTTTGGATGAAAATGTCGTATTTGTAGAAGAGCGTGATCAAATACGTCCAGCAACAGACGCTGAGAAAAATAAACTCATTGCTACGGTGGCCTAG
- the purN gene encoding phosphoribosylglycinamide formyltransferase codes for MSLSVVVLISGSGSNLQALIDQSLEGKLDITIKAVISNKADAFGLERAKKANIPAVFIDHKKFSTREEFDAALQYEIDQHKAELVVLAGFMRILTEGFTRHYDGKMLNIHPSLLPKFKGLNTHQRAIDAGDKEHGVSVHFVTAELDAGAVVLQAVTEIEPSDDAESLSKKVHNLEHKIYPLAIKWFSQKRLAYKSGKVMLDSERLSDTGIRYQQDIH; via the coding sequence ATGAGCCTATCCGTTGTTGTCTTAATATCTGGCAGCGGCAGCAACCTCCAAGCTTTGATCGATCAAAGCTTGGAGGGAAAGCTTGATATCACAATAAAAGCCGTTATCAGCAATAAAGCGGATGCTTTTGGATTAGAGCGAGCCAAGAAAGCCAATATACCAGCTGTCTTTATTGATCATAAGAAATTTTCAACTCGAGAAGAGTTTGATGCGGCCTTACAATATGAAATTGATCAACATAAAGCCGAGCTTGTAGTGTTAGCTGGCTTTATGAGAATTCTTACAGAGGGTTTCACCCGTCACTATGATGGCAAAATGCTCAATATACATCCTTCTTTATTACCCAAATTTAAGGGACTCAATACTCACCAAAGAGCCATTGATGCAGGAGATAAAGAACATGGCGTTAGCGTGCATTTTGTCACCGCTGAACTTGATGCTGGGGCCGTTGTTCTGCAGGCGGTCACAGAAATAGAGCCCAGCGACGATGCCGAGTCTTTATCAAAAAAAGTCCATAATTTAGAACATAAAATATACCCTTTAGCCATAAAATGGTTTTCTCAGAAAAGACTTGCCTATAAATCTGGAAAGGTTATGCTCGATTCTGAGCGGCTATCTGATACTGGTATTAGGTATCAGCAAGATATTCATTAA
- the purM gene encoding phosphoribosylformylglycinamidine cyclo-ligase yields the protein MTKSDKASISYKDAGVDINAGNQLVERIKGVSKKTRRPEVMGGLGGFGALTRLPTKYKNPILVSGTDGVGTKLRLAMDINKHDTIGIDLVAMCVNDLVVAGAEPLLFLDYYATGKLDIDVAANVVTGIGEGCLQAGCALVGGETAEMPGMYHDGDYDLAGFCVGVVEEEKIIDGSKVKAGDTLIALGSSGPHSNGYSLIRKIIEVSKADLSQPIAGTTLQNALMEPTKIYVKSILKLMEAMDVNALAHITGGGLLENIPRVLPENAAAYIDANSWVRPEVFNWLQEQGNVDQEEMYRVLNCGVGMVLCIDSDKAQHALEILKAENENAWVIGDIRPRTTEQEVYISDLEAGA from the coding sequence ATGACCAAATCGGATAAAGCATCGATTAGTTATAAAGACGCAGGCGTTGATATTAACGCCGGTAATCAACTAGTAGAACGAATTAAAGGTGTCAGCAAAAAAACACGTCGACCAGAGGTAATGGGTGGTTTAGGTGGGTTTGGTGCTCTCACACGCTTACCTACTAAATATAAAAACCCCATCCTTGTTTCCGGTACCGACGGCGTTGGTACTAAGTTACGTTTGGCAATGGATATTAATAAGCATGACACTATTGGTATTGATTTGGTTGCCATGTGCGTCAACGATTTAGTTGTTGCAGGTGCTGAGCCCTTATTATTCCTTGATTATTATGCAACCGGCAAGTTAGATATTGATGTTGCTGCAAATGTTGTAACAGGTATTGGTGAAGGTTGCCTTCAAGCTGGCTGCGCATTAGTAGGTGGTGAAACAGCTGAAATGCCTGGCATGTATCATGATGGAGATTATGATTTAGCGGGGTTTTGTGTCGGTGTGGTTGAAGAAGAAAAAATTATTGATGGCTCAAAAGTGAAAGCTGGCGATACATTAATCGCATTAGGCTCTTCAGGCCCTCATTCAAATGGCTACTCTTTAATACGTAAAATCATTGAAGTTTCTAAGGCCGACTTATCGCAACCCATTGCTGGCACAACGTTACAAAACGCGCTCATGGAGCCTACTAAGATTTACGTTAAATCCATTTTAAAACTCATGGAAGCAATGGACGTAAATGCGTTAGCACACATTACGGGCGGTGGTCTTCTTGAAAATATCCCTCGCGTTTTACCTGAAAATGCAGCGGCTTATATTGATGCAAATTCTTGGGTTAGACCTGAAGTATTTAACTGGCTTCAAGAGCAGGGAAATGTAGATCAAGAAGAAATGTACCGCGTACTAAATTGCGGTGTTGGTATGGTCTTGTGTATTGACTCAGATAAAGCTCAACACGCATTAGAAATATTAAAAGCTGAAAACGAGAATGCTTGGGTAATTGGCGATATTCGCCCCCGTACGACCGAGCAAGAAGTTTATATTTCGGATTTAGAGGCGGGTGCATGA
- a CDS encoding DUF3108 domain-containing protein: protein MRTALILLVSILGLFSQPAISSSGTAQKTSNLFFPYKAIYSTTWKKGISFEVEGMQVLTKKEDHWFFEFTASTFFASIKENVSFNLIDNQIRPEKYYYKSQLLGKKREAKLSFDWENMKVENDIENKPWKMDIHEKTIDKLGIQLQLRQDLKANRDELHYEIADGGRLKYWTFARIGTQKIKTRLGDLDTVKVVRTDSQNNDRESVFYFAPEYDFLLVKMKYVEKKESYLLEIKSIE, encoded by the coding sequence ATGCGAACAGCACTCATATTATTGGTCTCGATATTAGGGTTATTTAGTCAGCCAGCTATCTCTTCATCTGGCACAGCTCAGAAGACAAGTAATTTATTTTTCCCCTACAAAGCGATTTATAGTACAACATGGAAAAAAGGCATCAGTTTTGAAGTTGAAGGCATGCAGGTCCTTACCAAAAAAGAGGATCATTGGTTTTTTGAGTTCACTGCTTCAACCTTTTTTGCCTCTATTAAAGAAAATGTTTCCTTCAATCTCATAGACAATCAGATTCGACCAGAAAAATATTATTATAAAAGTCAGCTACTAGGCAAAAAACGTGAAGCTAAACTGAGCTTTGACTGGGAGAACATGAAAGTTGAAAACGACATTGAAAATAAACCCTGGAAAATGGACATCCATGAGAAAACAATAGATAAACTTGGCATTCAATTGCAATTAAGGCAGGATTTGAAAGCCAATAGAGACGAGTTGCATTACGAAATAGCTGACGGCGGACGATTAAAGTATTGGACATTTGCCCGTATTGGCACACAAAAAATCAAAACTCGCCTTGGTGATCTAGATACAGTAAAAGTAGTGAGAACAGATTCTCAAAATAATGACCGAGAATCCGTTTTTTATTTTGCACCTGAATACGATTTTCTTTTAGTAAAAATGAAATATGTTGAGAAAAAAGAATCCTACTTACTTGAAATTAAGAGCATTGAGTAG